The following proteins come from a genomic window of Streptomyces sp. GS7:
- a CDS encoding SGNH/GDSL hydrolase family protein: MRLSRYAALTSVLFVTPALALTGASAAVSAQLPHAAGYVALGDSYSSGVGAGSYDGSSGSCKRSTKAYPALWAAAHRPASFSFDACSGARTGDVVSGQLGGLNSGTGLVSITVGGNDAGFADTMETCTLQGESACLARVGQARTYIENTLPGKLDTVYAAIAHKAPSARVVVLGYPRFYKLNGDCAAGLTEKSRAAIDAAADDINGVLAKRAADHHFTFADVNRAFAGHELCSGSPWLHSVTFPVDESYHPTAAGQSRGYLPVLGSAA, encoded by the coding sequence ATGAGACTGTCCCGATATGCGGCATTGACATCCGTCCTCTTCGTCACCCCGGCGCTCGCGCTCACCGGCGCGAGCGCCGCGGTATCCGCCCAACTCCCGCACGCCGCCGGCTATGTGGCCCTCGGCGACTCCTACTCCTCCGGCGTCGGAGCCGGCAGCTACGACGGCAGCAGCGGCTCGTGCAAGCGCAGCACCAAGGCGTACCCCGCCCTCTGGGCCGCCGCGCACCGGCCCGCGTCCTTCTCGTTCGACGCCTGTTCAGGGGCCCGAACGGGTGATGTCGTCAGCGGTCAGCTCGGCGGGCTCAACTCCGGCACGGGCCTGGTGAGCATCACCGTCGGCGGCAACGACGCCGGATTCGCCGACACCATGGAGACCTGTACGCTCCAGGGCGAGAGCGCCTGCCTGGCCCGGGTCGGCCAGGCGCGCACCTACATCGAGAACACGCTCCCCGGCAAGCTCGACACCGTCTACGCCGCCATCGCCCACAAGGCACCGTCGGCCCGGGTCGTCGTGCTGGGCTATCCGCGCTTCTACAAACTCAACGGCGACTGCGCCGCCGGGCTGACGGAGAAGTCCCGCGCCGCCATCGACGCCGCCGCCGACGACATCAACGGCGTCCTCGCCAAGCGCGCCGCCGACCATCACTTCACATTCGCCGATGTCAACAGGGCCTTCGCCGGCCATGAGCTGTGCTCGGGCAGTCCGTGGTTGCACAGCGTGACCTTCCCCGTCGACGAGTCCTACCACCCCACGGCGGCCGGTCAGTCCCGCGGCTATCTCCCGGTGCTCGGCTCCGCTGCGTAA